Below is a window of Halarcobacter anaerophilus DNA.
TTTACGGTTTAGTTGCTATGGGAGTTTATCTTACTTTTCGTATTTTAGATTTTCCCGATTTAACTGTTGATGGAAGTTTCACGCTAGGAGCAGCTACAACGGCTGCTCTAATAGTTTCAGGAGTAAATCCTTATTTATCAACTCTATTAGGTACACTTGCCGCAGCAAGTGCCGGTATTGTTACAGCTTGGTTAAATTTGCGTTTTAATATTCTTCATCTGCTTGCAAGTATTCTTACAATGACAGCTTTATATACAATAAATCTTCGTGTAATGGGAAAACCAAACCTTTCTTTAATCATGGAGCCTACGGTTTTAACTCCCTTTGAGGATTTAGGAATTCCTGCCATGTATTTAAAAGTTATATTCGTAGCTATTTGTGCAGTTATTGGAGGCTTGTTATTGTCATGGTTTTTATATACTCAATACGGTTTAGCAATGAGAGCAGTTGGTTCTAATAAAAGAATGGCTCAAGCAAACGGTATTGTTGTAAAAGAGAAAGTCTATGTGGGGCTAGCTTTATCAAACGGTTTAGTAGGACTTGCCGGAGCTTTATTTGCACAAACAAGTGGATTTGCTGATTCAACAATGGGGATTGGAACTATTGTTGTAGGACTTGCTGCTGTTATTATAGGTGAATCAATATTTGGAACAAAATCTATGTTAGTAGTTGTATTAAGTTGTATTTTGGGGTCAATTCTTTATAGAATTGCAGTTTCAATGGCACTTAATGCAGACTTCTTAGGTTTCCAAGCCTCTGATTTAAATCTACTTACGGCTGTACTTGTTACCTTGTCATTAATATTCCCGAAATTAAGAAGTGAATATAAAGCGAAAAAAGCAAAAAGGAAAAAAGTATGATTTGTTGTAAGGATTTACATGTTACTTTTAATCACGGCTTGGCAACTGAGAAATTAGCTTTAAGAGGCGTAGATTTAACAATACCAACCGGTCAATTCGTAACTGTAATTGGCTCAAACGGTGCAGGAAAATCAACCCTACTTAACACGATTGCAGGGGATATTGAAGCAACACATGGGCAGATATTTTTTGATGACAGAGATGTAACAGCATTACCTGCAACAGGTCGAACAAAAGATATAGCAAGAGTATTTCAAGACCCATTAGCTGGAACTTGCGGTAATTTAACCGTTGAAGAGAATATGGCTTTAGCTTACGGTAGAGGTAAAAGAGGAACTCTCTCTTTTGCACTAAATAGTAAACTTAGAAAACTTTTTCAAGAGCAATTAAGTAGACTTAATTTAGGGTTAGAAGATAGATTAACTTCTCAAATGGGACTTCTATCAGGAGGTCAGCGACAATCAGTTAGTCTTTTAATGTCTGCTTTACAACCAAGCAGTATTTTACTTTTGGATGAACATACAGCGGCACTGGACCCAAAAACAGCAGCACTTATTATGGATATTACTTCACAAATTGTTGAAGAGAAATCATTAACGGTAATGATGGTAACACACTCTATGAGACAAGCTTTAGACCATGGAAGCCGAACTATTATGTTACACGAAGGAAAAATTATCTTTGATTTAGAAGGTAAAGAAAGATCTGATTATGAGGTGAAAGATCTACTTAACTTATTTGCCCTTGCAAGAAAAGACGGCGAAGAGTTAGATGATGATAAATTATTATTAGACAGTTAACATAGTTTATTAACTATGTTACTGTTTTCCTAGATTAAACTCTTTTTTGAATCTATTTATTTCTGTATAAAAATTATTTTCTTACTAAATAAATTTCTTCATCTTTCATATTAAATTCTATTTGTTCTACTATTAATTTTTCATCTTTAATTATCTCGGCTCTATCTAAAACGAAAAATTCTTCTTTATCTTTTATACAAATTAACGGAAAATGCCAAACTCCTTTATTATAGTGTACACCTTGATCTCCATTTGTTTCAAAAATTTCAAGTGTTGATAAATCCGGTTCTCTCCCTCCTAGTGCTACTACACAATAAAAAGGTTCTTTGCTTCTTGGAAGAAAAGTCTGAGAAAATAAAGGATGTTTTTCTAACATATCAATCTGTAAAGGGAACTCTCTTTTATTTCCTATATAAATATGTAAAGTAGTAATTCCGCCTTTTTCATTTGTATCCATATTACAAATTTCATAAAACTTTTTAGCAGAGCCCCTATTTATCATCATAGAGTCTCTACCCTCTTTTTCTATTACTTCGCCAAACTTTTTAAAGGCTTCACTTGTTAGTGGTTTTGGTTTTATTTCCATTCTCATATTTATACCCTTAACTCATCTTTTCTTATAAATTTTCCATACATTTTAATCTTAGATTCTACTATCTTGATGTTGTTGCTATTTATATTTTATGTACTGAATAATTCAAAGTAATTGCTTTATTCAAAGCTTAATAACCGATATATTAT
It encodes the following:
- a CDS encoding ureidoglycolate lyase — translated: MRMEIKPKPLTSEAFKKFGEVIEKEGRDSMMINRGSAKKFYEICNMDTNEKGGITTLHIYIGNKREFPLQIDMLEKHPLFSQTFLPRSKEPFYCVVALGGREPDLSTLEIFETNGDQGVHYNKGVWHFPLICIKDKEEFFVLDRAEIIKDEKLIVEQIEFNMKDEEIYLVRK
- a CDS encoding ABC transporter permease, with the translated sequence MSLYAFLGTLEIGFIYGLVAMGVYLTFRILDFPDLTVDGSFTLGAATTAALIVSGVNPYLSTLLGTLAAASAGIVTAWLNLRFNILHLLASILTMTALYTINLRVMGKPNLSLIMEPTVLTPFEDLGIPAMYLKVIFVAICAVIGGLLLSWFLYTQYGLAMRAVGSNKRMAQANGIVVKEKVYVGLALSNGLVGLAGALFAQTSGFADSTMGIGTIVVGLAAVIIGESIFGTKSMLVVVLSCILGSILYRIAVSMALNADFLGFQASDLNLLTAVLVTLSLIFPKLRSEYKAKKAKRKKV
- a CDS encoding ABC transporter ATP-binding protein, whose protein sequence is MICCKDLHVTFNHGLATEKLALRGVDLTIPTGQFVTVIGSNGAGKSTLLNTIAGDIEATHGQIFFDDRDVTALPATGRTKDIARVFQDPLAGTCGNLTVEENMALAYGRGKRGTLSFALNSKLRKLFQEQLSRLNLGLEDRLTSQMGLLSGGQRQSVSLLMSALQPSSILLLDEHTAALDPKTAALIMDITSQIVEEKSLTVMMVTHSMRQALDHGSRTIMLHEGKIIFDLEGKERSDYEVKDLLNLFALARKDGEELDDDKLLLDS